The following coding sequences lie in one Deltaproteobacteria bacterium genomic window:
- a CDS encoding SDR family NAD(P)-dependent oxidoreductase — protein sequence MSTSSSLHDRLGRWAVVAGASEGLGAAFAEALARAGFDLVLVARRVDMLEARADELRNRCGVEVRTLALDLAQTDAITRLVAATATLEVGLAIYNAAYAPLGPLLERTTAELDRVVAVNVRGPLQFARAFAAPMSVRRRGGIVLVSSLAGQQGTPRLASYAASKAFSSVLAEGLWAELRGLGVDVLAVCAGAIRTPGYQARAGVREAPGTLDAAAVAAATLRALGRGPRVIPGWLNRIASWILGRMLPRRVAIAIMASSTEGLS from the coding sequence ATGTCGACCTCCTCCTCGCTGCACGATCGTCTGGGACGTTGGGCCGTGGTCGCAGGGGCCTCGGAGGGGCTCGGAGCGGCGTTTGCCGAGGCCTTGGCCCGTGCAGGTTTCGACTTGGTGCTGGTCGCCCGTCGTGTCGACATGCTCGAGGCTCGCGCCGACGAGCTCCGCAATCGTTGCGGAGTGGAGGTCCGCACGCTCGCGCTGGACCTCGCGCAGACCGACGCGATCACGCGGCTCGTCGCCGCGACTGCGACCCTCGAGGTCGGGCTCGCGATCTACAACGCTGCCTATGCGCCGCTCGGGCCGTTGCTCGAGCGGACCACCGCGGAGCTCGATCGCGTGGTCGCGGTCAACGTCCGCGGACCACTGCAGTTCGCCCGCGCCTTCGCAGCGCCGATGAGCGTGCGCCGTCGCGGCGGGATCGTGCTGGTGTCGTCGCTGGCGGGGCAGCAGGGCACGCCGCGGCTGGCCAGCTACGCGGCGAGCAAGGCCTTCTCGAGCGTGCTCGCCGAGGGCCTGTGGGCCGAGCTGCGCGGGCTCGGGGTCGACGTGCTCGCGGTCTGTGCGGGGGCGATCCGCACGCCCGGCTACCAGGCGCGGGCGGGTGTCCGCGAGGCACCGGGCACGCTCGACGCCGCGGCGGTCGCGGCCGCGACCCTGCGCGCGCTGGGCCGCGGCCCTCGGGTCATTCCCGGCTGGCTCAACCGCATCGCCAGCTGGATCCTCGGGCGCATGTTGCCCCGCCGCGTCGCGATCGCGATCATGGCCTCGTCGACCGAGG
- a CDS encoding universal stress protein, whose protein sequence is MKWIIGVDLRETAAGALNFGTWLAANHIESERPSFVPVHVLEESYLLQVLRHQHIDAVEDLARRAATDQLDKAQLGGVAGPARIVRGVVADEALVREFDAEHGDALIIGRQAPSNERNLVRLGRVARRIVRRLPCPTIVVPPDLRADQIGKGPIMLATDLEETAGSAARFAKRLAHVTGRPLVVAHVVPADTDMARYLPDATVDQFLSQSGLDRERDLKGWMANHGLESAAAVVSHGDVIARLSSIAEVEGAPIIVCGSRGMGTIERMFITSVGTDLSCWARAAVAMVPPTWGA, encoded by the coding sequence ATGAAGTGGATCATCGGCGTCGACCTGCGCGAGACCGCTGCGGGCGCACTCAACTTCGGCACCTGGCTGGCGGCGAACCACATCGAGTCGGAGCGGCCGTCGTTCGTGCCGGTGCACGTGCTCGAGGAGTCGTACCTGCTGCAGGTACTGCGACACCAACACATCGACGCCGTCGAGGACCTCGCCCGCCGCGCCGCGACCGACCAGCTCGACAAGGCGCAGCTGGGCGGGGTCGCCGGGCCCGCGCGGATCGTTCGCGGCGTGGTCGCCGATGAGGCCCTGGTCCGCGAGTTCGACGCCGAGCACGGCGACGCGCTCATCATCGGTCGCCAGGCGCCGAGCAACGAGCGCAACCTCGTGCGCCTGGGTCGGGTCGCGCGCCGCATCGTGCGTCGCCTGCCGTGTCCGACCATCGTCGTGCCGCCCGATCTGCGGGCCGATCAGATCGGCAAGGGGCCGATCATGCTCGCGACCGATCTCGAGGAGACCGCGGGCTCGGCCGCGCGCTTCGCCAAGCGCCTCGCCCACGTCACCGGTCGCCCGTTGGTGGTCGCGCACGTGGTCCCGGCCGATACCGACATGGCGCGCTACCTCCCCGACGCGACCGTCGACCAGTTCCTCAGCCAGTCGGGCCTCGACCGCGAGCGCGATCTGAAGGGCTGGATGGCGAACCACGGCCTCGAGTCCGCCGCCGCGGTCGTCTCCCACGGCGACGTGATCGCGCGGTTGTCCTCGATCGCCGAGGTCGAGGGGGCGCCGATCATCGTCTGCGGATCGCGCGGCATGGGCACCATCGAGCGCATGTTCATCACCAGCGTCGGCACCGACCTCAGCTGCTGGGCCCGCGCCGCGGTGGCGATGGTCCCGCCGACCTGGGGTGCATAG
- a CDS encoding sodium:alanine symporter family protein — translation MDANLLTELAARLWQPWVAALLLLAAAVLTLATGFVQLRGLPAAVRQALAARRGGEEARFAMLAVIAASCGIGGLGAGVLAVQWGGRGALMWMWITMVLAMALRFADAALRRPSPTAVTPASPKAGGGAMGLVMLLAGLAVAGSLQGQQLGTMVETLWDGAPLTGAIALAVLAVPLLWLDAGRRVLLQAAPWALLGWLVIAGVLLARDDLMLSLALGDAWGEAFGLQPAVTGALTGGAAHAFAEGVLAAALAGAVGPSSTSPRARTHVALLAPLVGIGLIGSLGGLVAATAPSRDSIVLPEPTPLERYHSRGLRPSQQVGQTVVMPVDSPLEADKFYAFLLRSNPRGIAFAQLDGKNNAVLVPGWQVADGVHDVIFRMREKDPAAKNMSWDVRVPCNREEVTTRDGSHLVKLTPVNPDLELRKLIAYYELSDKPYVPLADAHFVGKLGIAQSPDENLGEHLAMFEAEGADRPFNPKLHEFFRGGYRGPYADIEQERPPMGWIAVAGFEAELGTKVALRLPASSRGEPFVRVNRAGGIEAPAWDLLMRADELVVRHQSDPTQDIVIPVRARLDGYRIRYETDDPEWQDFRALASRQGFLPTPFVRVRDVDFDAEVHGDARLAPEFRGHRSLVALHELVEPQGPWGEVLPYHPHPMELVGSGMHGPVLARDGAAVIAGRLRDESGDQPRWLGHLAGVLAFVLALGCAAGWTHLLAPGVSSKITVIVLASAMAGGGAMAWPVAQAFAAVAFAVVVIAVAIAGLRGLATVRAAANDPE, via the coding sequence ATGGATGCGAACCTGCTGACCGAACTCGCCGCGCGTCTCTGGCAGCCGTGGGTCGCTGCGTTGCTGCTGCTCGCGGCCGCCGTGCTCACGCTCGCGACCGGCTTCGTGCAGCTACGAGGCCTGCCCGCAGCCGTTCGCCAAGCGCTCGCCGCCCGTCGCGGCGGCGAGGAGGCCCGCTTCGCGATGCTGGCCGTGATCGCGGCCAGCTGTGGCATCGGGGGGCTGGGTGCGGGCGTGCTCGCGGTGCAGTGGGGCGGACGCGGCGCGCTGATGTGGATGTGGATCACGATGGTGCTGGCGATGGCGTTGCGCTTCGCCGACGCGGCGCTGCGCAGGCCCAGCCCCACCGCGGTGACGCCGGCGAGCCCCAAGGCCGGCGGCGGAGCGATGGGCCTCGTGATGCTGCTGGCCGGCCTCGCGGTGGCCGGATCGCTGCAGGGTCAACAGCTCGGCACGATGGTCGAGACGCTCTGGGACGGTGCGCCCCTCACCGGCGCCATCGCCCTCGCGGTGCTCGCGGTGCCGCTGCTGTGGCTCGACGCCGGTCGCCGCGTGCTGCTGCAAGCGGCGCCGTGGGCCCTGCTCGGCTGGCTCGTCATCGCGGGCGTGCTGCTCGCGCGCGACGACCTCATGCTCTCGTTGGCGCTCGGCGACGCGTGGGGCGAGGCGTTCGGTCTGCAGCCGGCCGTGACCGGTGCGCTCACGGGTGGCGCCGCCCATGCCTTCGCCGAGGGCGTGCTCGCGGCGGCGCTCGCCGGCGCGGTCGGGCCCTCCTCCACCAGCCCGCGCGCACGCACGCACGTGGCCCTGCTCGCGCCGCTGGTCGGCATCGGCCTCATCGGCTCGCTCGGCGGACTCGTGGCCGCGACCGCGCCGAGCCGCGACAGCATCGTGCTGCCCGAGCCCACGCCGCTCGAGCGCTACCACTCACGGGGTCTGCGACCGAGCCAGCAGGTCGGACAGACCGTGGTGATGCCGGTCGACTCCCCGCTCGAGGCCGACAAGTTCTACGCGTTCTTGCTGCGCAGCAACCCCCGCGGCATCGCGTTCGCGCAGCTCGACGGCAAGAACAACGCGGTGCTGGTGCCGGGTTGGCAGGTCGCCGACGGCGTCCACGACGTCATCTTCCGCATGCGCGAGAAGGACCCCGCCGCCAAGAACATGAGCTGGGACGTGCGCGTGCCGTGCAACCGCGAAGAGGTCACGACGCGCGACGGCTCGCACCTGGTCAAGCTGACGCCGGTGAACCCCGACCTCGAGCTGCGCAAGCTCATCGCGTACTACGAGCTCAGCGACAAGCCCTACGTGCCGCTCGCCGACGCCCACTTCGTGGGCAAGCTGGGCATCGCACAGAGCCCCGACGAGAACCTCGGGGAGCACCTCGCGATGTTCGAGGCCGAGGGCGCGGATCGGCCCTTCAACCCCAAGCTCCACGAGTTCTTCCGCGGCGGCTACCGCGGGCCGTACGCCGACATCGAGCAGGAGCGACCGCCGATGGGGTGGATCGCAGTCGCCGGTTTCGAGGCCGAGCTCGGCACCAAGGTCGCACTGCGACTGCCGGCGTCGTCGCGCGGCGAGCCGTTCGTGCGGGTCAACCGCGCCGGCGGCATCGAGGCGCCCGCCTGGGACCTGCTGATGCGCGCCGACGAGCTCGTCGTGCGCCACCAGAGCGACCCCACCCAGGACATCGTCATCCCCGTGCGCGCGCGACTCGACGGCTATCGCATCCGCTACGAGACCGACGATCCCGAGTGGCAGGACTTCCGTGCGCTCGCGAGTCGCCAGGGCTTCCTGCCGACCCCGTTCGTGCGCGTGCGCGACGTCGACTTCGACGCCGAGGTCCACGGCGACGCGCGGCTGGCCCCGGAGTTCCGGGGCCACCGCTCGCTGGTGGCCCTGCACGAGCTGGTCGAGCCGCAGGGCCCGTGGGGCGAAGTGCTGCCGTACCACCCGCACCCGATGGAGCTGGTCGGCTCGGGCATGCACGGGCCCGTGCTCGCGCGCGACGGTGCCGCGGTCATCGCCGGCCGGTTGCGCGACGAGTCGGGCGATCAGCCGCGGTGGCTGGGCCACCTCGCGGGGGTGCTGGCGTTCGTGCTCGCGCTCGGTTGTGCGGCCGGCTGGACCCACCTGCTCGCGCCGGGGGTGTCATCGAAGATCACCGTCATCGTGCTGGCCTCGGCGATGGCCGGCGGTGGCGCGATGGCGTGGCCGGTGGCGCAGGCCTTCGCCGCGGTCGCGTTCGCGGTCGTCGTCATCGCGGTCGCGATCGCCGGGCTTCGCGGCCTGG